The genomic segment GCGGAaaccttcgcgcgcgcgggtctgttcgcgtcgccgtcgaggccgagaGCCTTGCGCCAGTCGGAGTCGTTGGGCGCCTTCTTGCGCGACGATCCGCGATCGCCCCCCTTTGTCGCTCCCTTCttcgccacgccgccgccggcgacgcggttgaggcgcgcgaggacgcccaGCGCGGCCTTGCCCTTACTCggtcccgcggcgccgtcgccgtcgccgtcgttcgcgggcgcggcggctttcttgccgccgcgcccccgcgccttcgccgcggcgggcgccctcgccgacgcatCGGGggcccctccgccgccgttgagCTTCGCCCacagcgcgtccacctccgcgcgcctcttGGCCGACATGTCCGTGGCGtcgtcagcctccgcgtcggtccTGTCCCCGGCGCCCATGGTGGGTCGGATGTGCGAACCGATCGGGTGCCCCGGTGTTGTGCCGGTCGGGGCGACCTGAATGACGATGATTACTTGTATGCGGTGACGAGGAAACTTGGTTCGGGTTCGAAATGTCTCGCCGGGCACttcggtggacgcgggggtggatgCCGTCGATCTGGCGGCCGAACGTTGGGAGGGTGCTCCCGGATGTGGACGTCAAGATCGAGGTgacggaggtggacgcgtcgaacaaggggacgaagcggaagagagcccctcCCACAAAGGGGccgtgcgagcacggggtgaagcaGAGGTCGAAatgcaaggtgtgcagcgcttgtccgcacgggaagAGGCCCAGTgtgtgcaaggagtgcggtgggggctcaatctgcgagcacggtcgtcggcgcacacagtgcaaggagtgcggtgggtctggaatctgcgagcacggttGTCAGCGCcctcggtgcaaggagtgcggtgggggctcaatctgcgagcacggtcgtcaccgCTATagctgcaaggagtgcggtgggggtgcattctgcgagcacggtcgtcagcgcagatactgcaaggagtgcggtgggtctcaaatctgcgagcacggtcgtgagcggcctgtgtgcaaggagtgcggtgggtctcaaatctgcgagcacggtcgtgtacgctctacatgcaaggagtgcggtgggggctcaatctgcgagcacggtcgtcagcgcaaacagtgcaaggagtgcggtgggtctcaaatctgcgagcacggtcgtcgtcgctctcagtgcaaggagtgtggcgggtctcaaatctgcgtgCACGCTCGTgagcgctctaagtgcaaggagtgcggtgggtctcaaatctgcgagcacggtcgtgtacgctctacatgcaaggagtgcggtgggtctcaaataTGTGGGCAcggtcgtcgacgctctatgtgcaaggagtgcaaAAAGATGTGATTCATCGTCCGTGTAGACTAAGCAAGCGACAGCCTCGGGTTCCGTCTCAGATGAGCCCCTGTCGGCGAAGATCTTCGTACGTCTTCTTGTTGTACACGTTGccgtcggcatcctcgcactcctcgtccgtctcgcgCTTCCACTGGCCAACCTTgcgcgcgtccagcgccttttgcagcgcgagcgcatccgcaATCGTCGTCACCTGCGCGAAAGGAgcgggcgggcgacgggaTGATTCGAATCGAAAGTCAGTCGAAAGTCAGTCGCGCGTCGACTCTGGGCTCgaaaaaccaaaaccaaaaaaaAAGTTTGGCGCGGTTTgagtgcggcggcgggcaaacgcggcggtcgaTCGCCGGCGGGTCAGGTTGCGGGTTTTCTAGGCCCTAATGCGTGTGCTTCACGGGAATCAGTGCCCAGTGCAGTGTGTCCATCAACCCCGTCACGAAGatgctcgagcgccgcgtcgccaaaAAGCCGCCGAGccaaaaaaccaaaaaaacCAAAAATCGCCAAACGAACAAGGAAAACGTGCGCACCTCGGCGAAAGCCTTCGTGTTGGGTATGTTCAGGCACCGCATCCCGTGCTGATGCCTGAACTCCTTGAAGTGGCGCTCGTACGCCCGTCGTCCCCAGTAGGAGTAGTTGCCGCAGATCTCGCACGTGAACTCGAGGTTCAGGCCGTGCAGCTTGTACAGCCAGTACGGGATCGGTTTCCCGTCCCAACCCATCGGCAGCTTGAGTGGGTTGTAaatctcctcctcctcgtcctccgcttcctcctccacccagtcgtcgtcctcctcagcctccgcctccagctccgccAAGGACAGcgtcgccttcttctcgaCGTTTCCTTTCGTCGCCTCCAGCTGCTGCCGTAAATGCTCCAGAAGCGTTTGCGCCAGACTTTCCGCCCTGGCGACGCCCttggcgcgttcctccttcttcttcgcgtccgcgtcgtcggcgcccgtcaccgcgcccttGGCGAAGAGCTTCTTGTCAATCTCCCCTACGGACTTGCCCCGCGTGCTCCACAGCCGGTCGCGCCTCTGTGTCGGGGTTCCGCCCTGCTTCAGACccatggacgcgagcgcctccttgaTCTTATCCATCCCCACCGCCGTCTCCATCTCAACCGCCGAGTCGAAAGCttcgaggtcgacgacgtTGGACTTCACCGCGACCAAACCCTTGTCTTCCCACCCCGGTATCGACCCGGACGCCCATCGCGTCTcgaactcctcctccgccttgcgcGTCACGGTGTCCAGGAAGACGAGGGGCTTGACCCGCGCGTGGAAGCCCCGTAAGTACCCGACGAGACCGGAGAGGTACTCCTCGTACGCTTTCGTGAATTTCTTTTCTCGCGGGATGGGGTCGaaatcgccgacgacggagaggTACGCGATGTACTCGCAGTCTTTGGACCCGAACGAAGCGTTCTGGAACGCGCGATGGTGCGCGTGCAGGTCCAGGTACCGCCCGCTCGCCTCTTCGCCGCTAAACTCCGGCGGTTTACCGTCGCGGTACTGTCGCAGAAACTCATCGGAGAGCGGGGCGTGGTAGCCCGCGAATTGCTTGTGGTAATCGCGCGTCTCCTTGAGGCGATCGTAGAAGGCGGAGAAGACGttggagccgccgccgagggcttcgatctcctccttgcgcacgccgtcggcgtcctcgtacACGGCCCGctgtcgcgtcgtcggggatgAGGGGGGGGGTAAGGGGTCAGCGGGCGAGATCACGCGCACGTGcccgggtcggcgccgatggGTCGGTCGGATCTGTTcggtccgtcgccgtgggtcagggggcggagacgcgagacgcgcgcggagggcgcgcgcgacgtcgcggcgtcgcgatcgggGTTTCGCCGCGGGGATTCGTCTGGGAGGTGCGCACCAGCCGCTTGGACTTGTTCGCCATGTCGTCGAGCATCGATCGGACCCTGTGATTCTGCGCCAGGCGCTCCTTGTGCGTCACCGCCTCGTTCCTGAAGTCGGCGCATATCGCGCGCTCCAACcgctcgatctcctcgtGGGACTCGCGCGTGCGCTCGAGCAGCGTGGACGCCatggcacgcgcgcgggtttaAGCTGCGGTCCGCGGGGGGgcgagtgcgccgcgctgggGCCAATGACCTAGAATAATGTGCGGCCGCCTCACTGCGTGCAGTCTGCTCAAGGAGCCAAGAGGCTTCTTTCTGTTGCGCGAGATTCCACCGTCACAACTCGTCGGCACTTCggttggcgcgcgggggaggatgacgacggttTGGGAgcccgacctcgacgagctgctcgccatcgtcgccgagacggaGGGATGTGCgagcgaagaggaggaggacgcgtcgaacaaggggacgaagcggaagagagcccctcccacgaaggggccatgcgagcacggggtgaagccCCGGTCGCAgtgcaaggtgtgcagcgcttgtccgcacgggaagCGGCGCAGAcattgcaaggagtgcggtgggtctcaaatctgcgagcacggtcgtgtacgctctcagtgcaaggagtgcggtggtgcatcaatctgcgagcacggtcgtcagcgccataggtgcaaggagtgcggcggtgctggaatctgcgagcacggtcgtcagcgctctgtatgcaaggagtgcggtgggtcctcaatctgcgagcacggtcgtatacgctctacgtgcaaggagtgcggtgggtctcaaatctgcgagcacggtcgtcagcgccataggtgcaaggagtgcggtggtggtggaatctgcgagcacggtcgtcagcgctctgtatgcaaggagtgcggtgggtctcaaatctgcgagcacggtcgtgtgcgctctacgtgcaaggagtgcggtggggctggaatctgcgagcacggtcgtcagcgccataggtgcaaggagtgcggcggggcctcaatctgcgagcacggtcgtcagcgtcgttactgcaaggagtgcggtgggtctggaatctgcgtgcacggtcgtcagcgccatagctgcaaggagtgcggtggtggtggaatctgcgagcacgatCGTCAGCGCCataggtgcaaggagtgcggtgggtctcaaatctgcgagcacggtcgtgtgcgctctacgtgcaaggagtgcggtgggggctcaatctgcgagcacggtcgtcggcgctctgggtgcaaggagtgcggtggtggtggaatctgcgagcacggtcgtcaacgctctcggtgcaaggagtgcggtgggggctcaatctgcgagcacggtcgtcggcgctgtgagtgcaaggagtgcggcgggtctcaaatctgcgagcacggtcgtcggcgctctcagtgcaaggagtgcggtggtgcatcaatctgcgagcacggtcgtcaccgccatcaatgcaaggagtgtcgcgcggcgaaggccaaACAGAGTCGGTAGCATCTCAATCAAACGCAGATCTGTTCGCTTCGCCTcaccgcaccgccgcggacctcggcctacccccgcccccgccccccgcgcggagcaTCGCCTGGCTCCTcctgaacgcggcgagctccgccgccgccgtcctcgccgcgacgtcgacctccCTCTCTGGAAACTTGGAAAGGTCCGGAGCCGTTCCGGCGACTTTCgagccctcgtcgccgtccccgtcccgcggcggcgggaacaTTCGAGACGTGACGTCGCGCCACGCCCGCAGGGGCTCAccacccccctcggcacccttcGGGACGCCGATGGAAGACAgcctgtcgccgccgacgggacaCGTCACCGGCCGGAGGTGATCGAGCCTGGCGGCGATCCTCCCCGGAAACTTTcgatccgcgcccgcgaacaTCAGGTGGTTGAGGTACGCGCGAAACTGGTTAAACTGCGATCGCATCTCGCCGGGGTattcgtccgcgtcgtctgCGTCGTTCAGAGACGAacggtccgcgcgcgagtcaccgtccgccgcgccgaaacCTCCCAGGAAGAACAGGCCGGCGGCGTTTGCGTGCGCCAAAAACCTGAGTGCTCGGACCAACACCTTCATGCGCTCCGGGTCCGTTCGCCGCCACGCGTCGTGCTTCGTCGCCACGATGAGCACCGTCACGCCGGAGTGCCGCACGAGCGGCGAGTGCGCGtcctcgtgcgcgccgccggccgcgccgcctccgccgccgccagccgcgaaGACCCTCTCGCTTCTACGAACGAGCTGCTCCGGCAGCCTGCTCCCCCTCGCGGCTAACTTCTCGAACGTCTTGGCGCACCGCGCGTGAACGCGGCCGAGCCAGTACTCCGCCGTGCGCATCGCCTCGTGGGGTttggcgaggtcgacgcagatggcgacgaccgcggtggTGACGTGTCGGGGACCGAGAAACACGTTGTCCTGCTCGGTGACTTCGTCGGCGAAGTGTCGCGAGCCCGCGATCTCCCACACGTGCGCGACGTCCTtgcggtcgacgccgccgccgccgccgcccgccccgctcGAGGCCCTGCGCGCGTAGTTGTACTCCATCCCCTCGGTGGGTTTCGGGACCTCGGTCTTGTCCGGGTAGAGCAGGCGGTTGACCAGCGTGGTCTTGCCGCATCCGCGCGATCCCACCACGAAGAGCACGCCGTCGGGCCTGCCCGAGTCCCCGCGTTGCTTCGCGACGGACTTGTTGTGGTCGATGACGTCGGTCCACACGTTCTTCTGCCCGGCGTCgaacggcgtggacggcgcgcgggaggcggaggaggaggcggacctcgccgacgggggcCTGGGCAcctgcgacgacgacatgatGAATGACTTTTTTTTTGAAACTTGAaacgcccggcgcgggggatggGGTGAGGCCagtcgcagccgccgcgcgagctaTCGGTCGTCCGGGTCCGCTTCGATGCGTCGCGAGATTGTCCGGAGAGGCGCTCGCtcgtcccgtcgcgcgcgcggttgcgatgccaccgcggcgcgggtcgatcTGACGAATGTGCCAAACGAGATTTGACTTTCCATCATCCGCCCGTTGCGTGTTGACAACGTCTCGTCCGATGGTTGTCTCGCCTCGCATAACGAGtagcgcgcgcgcacgcgaggaggagggcgtcgatcggaccctcgcgccccccgcgtcgatAGACACACGGGTAGGctggcgtccacgtcgcagCTGCacggccgaggccgaggccgagggtCGCCGCAAACCGGAGGCGCCATGGCGAGCAGCCTGCCCTCCCCCacggggcgcggaggcgcggtcGTGATCGCGTCCGAGGGTGGTTCTTCGTcgtccggcgtcggcggcggcggcaggcgAGGCACgcccgatcgcggcggcgcgcacggcggaTCGCTGAACCACTCGTCGCACGCGCTGACGCAGACGGTCCAGa from the Micromonas commoda chromosome 15, complete sequence genome contains:
- a CDS encoding predicted protein; its protein translation is MSRRALRWTRGWMPSIWRPNVGRVLPDVDVKIEVTEVDASNKGTKRKRAPPTKGPCEHGVKQRSKCKVCSACPHGKRPSVCKECGGGSICEHGRRRTQCKECGGSGICEHGCQRPRCKECGGGSICEHGRHRYSCKECGGGAFCEHGRQRRYCKECGGSQICEHGRERPVCKECGGSQICEHGRVRSTCKECGGGSICEHGRQRKQCKECGGSQICEHGRRRSQCKECGGSQICVHARERSKCKECGGSQICEHGRVRSTCKECGGSQICGHGRRRSMCKECKKM
- a CDS encoding predicted protein, translated to MASTLLERTRESHEEIERLERAICADFRNEAVTHKERLAQNHRVRSMLDDMANKSKRLRAVYEDADGVRKEEIEALGGGSNVFSAFYDRLKETRDYHKQFAGYHAPLSDEFLRQYRDGKPPEFSGEEASGRYLDLHAHHRAFQNASFGSKDCEYIAYLSVVGDFDPIPREKKFTKAYEEYLSGLVGYLRGFHARVKPLVFLDTVTRKAEEEFETRWASGSIPGWEDKGLVAVKSNVVDLEAFDSAVEMETAVGMDKIKEALASMGLKQGGTPTQRRDRLWSTRGKSVGEIDKKLFAKGAVTGADDADAKKKEERAKGVARAESLAQTLLEHLRQQLEATKGNVEKKATLSLAELEAEAEEDDDWVEEEAEDEEEEIYNPLKLPMGWDGKPIPYWLYKLHGLNLEFTCEICGNYSYWGRRAYERHFKEFRHQHGMRCLNIPNTKAFAEVTTIADALALQKALDARKVGQWKRETDEECEDADGNVYNKKTYEDLRRQGLI
- a CDS encoding predicted protein, with translation MTTVWEPDLDELLAIVAETEGCASEEEEDASNKGTKRKRAPPTKGPCEHGVKPRSQCKVCSACPHGKRRRHCKECGGSQICEHGRVRSQCKECGGASICEHGRQRHRCKECGGAGICEHGRQRSVCKECGGSSICEHGRIRSTCKECGGSQICEHGRQRHRCKECGGGGICEHGRQRSVCKECGGSQICEHGRVRSTCKECGGAGICEHGRQRHRCKECGGASICEHGRQRRYCKECGGSGICVHGRQRHSCKECGGGGICEHDRQRHRCKECGGSQICEHGRVRSTCKECGGGSICEHGRRRSGCKECGGGGICEHGRQRSRCKECGGGSICEHGRRRCECKECGGSQICEHGRRRSQCKECGGASICEHGRHRHQCKECRAAKAKQSR
- the D1BLIC gene encoding cytoplasmic dynein 2 light intermediate chain 1 (involved in intraflagellar transport), whose protein sequence is MSSSQVPRPPSARSASSSASRAPSTPFDAGQKNVWTDVIDHNKSVAKQRGDSGRPDGVLFVVGSRGCGKTTLVNRLLYPDKTEVPKPTEGMEYNYARRASSGAGGGGGGVDRKDVAHVWEIAGSRHFADEVTEQDNVFLGPRHVTTAVVAICVDLAKPHEAMRTAEYWLGRVHARCAKTFEKLAARGSRLPEQLVRRSERVFAAGGGGGGAAGGAHEDAHSPLVRHSGVTVLIVATKHDAWRRTDPERMKVLVRALRFLAHANAAGLFFLGGFGAADGDSRADRSSLNDADDADEYPGEMRSQFNQFRAYLNHLMFAGADRKFPGRIAARLDHLRPVTCPVGGDRLSSIGVPKGAEGGGEPLRAWRDVTSRMFPPPRDGDGDEGSKVAGTAPDLSKFPEREVDEEPGDAPRGGRGRG